In Desulfovibrio gilichinskyi, a genomic segment contains:
- a CDS encoding DUF2975 domain-containing protein, producing MEKIKRMSLFLKYVFWLILILIPITDFFGWMYLNGVGDFFIRPEGLGSFYMAPEIVGIQLSGKMLGFAASLPLVLLEIFSMWQMIKLFTLYSEGKIFTVDNINCFSRAAWAFLLSELVSPIVQIGTTYAATMHNIIGHRVISVSIDDTNLGGILLAGVVLAISWVMDEGRKLNEDAELTV from the coding sequence ATGGAAAAAATAAAACGTATGAGCCTTTTTTTAAAGTATGTGTTTTGGCTGATTCTAATTTTGATCCCGATAACTGATTTCTTCGGCTGGATGTATCTGAATGGAGTAGGTGATTTTTTTATTCGCCCAGAAGGTCTTGGAAGCTTCTATATGGCTCCAGAGATTGTAGGAATTCAGCTTTCAGGTAAAATGCTCGGTTTTGCAGCATCATTGCCATTGGTTCTGCTTGAAATATTCAGCATGTGGCAGATGATTAAACTTTTTACTCTGTATTCTGAGGGAAAGATCTTCACTGTTGATAATATTAATTGTTTTAGTCGCGCAGCTTGGGCTTTTTTATTAAGTGAACTTGTTTCTCCTATTGTTCAGATCGGCACCACCTATGCTGCTACAATGCATAATATTATTGGGCACCGCGTGATCTCTGTAAGTATAGACGATACCAATTTAGGAGGAATTTTACTGGCAGGTGTTGTCCTTGCGATCTCTTGGGTTATGGACGAAGGACGTAAGCTTAATGAAGACGCCGAGTTAACAGTCTAG
- a CDS encoding helix-turn-helix domain-containing protein produces MAILINLDVMLAKRKVSSKDLAEAVGITPQNLSVLKTGRAKAIRFSTLNAICGFLDCQPGDILEYLSGHDNLEK; encoded by the coding sequence ATGGCTATATTAATAAATTTAGACGTAATGTTAGCAAAGCGGAAGGTTTCATCAAAGGATCTGGCTGAGGCCGTAGGTATAACTCCTCAGAATTTATCTGTACTCAAAACAGGAAGAGCAAAGGCTATACGGTTTTCAACTTTAAACGCAATTTGCGGTTTCTTGGACTGCCAGCCCGGAGATATTTTGGAGTATTTGAGTGGTCATGATAATCTTGAGAAATAA
- a CDS encoding 4Fe-4S dicluster domain-containing protein gives MLKMTSTVLKNLFSKSSTRMYPFEVREPFPLYRGELFNDIDTCIFCKKCEIKCPSQCITVSKNKDNGTGIWTCDPFACVYCGVCVEVCPTKSLHMKPNHRKPSATREMINMTGKVKVPKKKEAPKKTD, from the coding sequence ATGCTTAAAATGACTTCAACCGTACTGAAGAACCTTTTTTCAAAAAGTTCTACCAGAATGTACCCTTTCGAAGTTCGTGAGCCGTTTCCTCTTTATAGAGGTGAATTGTTTAACGACATCGACACGTGTATATTCTGTAAAAAGTGCGAAATTAAATGCCCATCACAATGTATTACTGTTTCAAAAAACAAAGATAACGGAACCGGAATCTGGACATGCGACCCATTTGCCTGCGTTTACTGCGGCGTCTGTGTTGAGGTTTGTCCTACCAAGAGTCTGCACATGAAACCTAATCACCGTAAACCATCCGCAACCCGTGAGATGATTAACATGACAGGTAAAGTGAAAGTTCCTAAAAAGAAAGAAGCACCTAAAAAAACTGATTAG
- a CDS encoding nickel-dependent hydrogenase large subunit — MARTIIPFGPQHPVLPEPLHLKLVVEDEIVREAIPALGYVHRGLEKLAEIRDFHQMIQIVERVCGICSMIHSLCYCQGIEEMMGIEVPERAKYLRTIWSELHRMHSHLLWLGLFADAFGFESLFMQFWRIRERIMDINEATTGSRVIVSVNVVGGVRQDLTPEQCSWILTELAQAEKEIKSIQSTILNDYTVCKRTQGIGVLTKEQAYELGAAGPTLRGSGVAQDMRQLKYAAFDKIDFEPVVETSGDSYARSKVRFREAVQSIDLVRAAIAGLPQGELAAPFKGNPEGEIITRVEQPRGECMYYMKGNGTKFLERVRIRTPTFANIPPLLAMLPGIELADVPVVVLSIDPCISCTER, encoded by the coding sequence ATGGCACGTACCATCATACCTTTCGGTCCGCAGCATCCTGTCCTACCGGAACCGCTGCACTTAAAACTTGTCGTGGAAGACGAGATAGTTAGGGAAGCCATTCCTGCACTGGGATACGTTCACAGAGGTCTTGAAAAGCTTGCTGAGATTCGTGACTTCCATCAGATGATCCAGATCGTTGAACGAGTTTGCGGCATATGCTCCATGATTCATTCTCTTTGCTACTGTCAGGGTATTGAAGAAATGATGGGAATAGAAGTTCCTGAAAGAGCCAAATATCTCCGCACAATATGGTCCGAATTGCACCGTATGCACAGTCATCTGCTTTGGCTCGGCCTTTTTGCCGATGCCTTCGGGTTTGAAAGTCTGTTCATGCAGTTCTGGCGTATCCGTGAACGCATCATGGATATCAACGAAGCAACCACAGGCAGTCGCGTAATTGTTTCCGTCAACGTTGTCGGCGGTGTCCGTCAGGACCTTACACCGGAACAGTGTTCATGGATTCTTACAGAACTTGCTCAGGCTGAAAAAGAAATTAAATCTATTCAGTCCACGATTCTTAACGACTACACTGTCTGCAAACGCACACAGGGAATCGGTGTTCTTACCAAGGAACAGGCATACGAATTAGGCGCAGCCGGTCCTACACTTCGCGGTAGCGGAGTTGCTCAGGATATGCGTCAGCTTAAATATGCAGCCTTTGACAAAATAGACTTCGAACCTGTAGTAGAAACATCTGGTGACAGTTACGCCAGATCAAAAGTACGCTTCAGAGAAGCCGTGCAATCGATTGACCTCGTTCGTGCAGCGATTGCAGGATTGCCTCAGGGTGAACTTGCTGCTCCGTTCAAAGGTAATCCAGAAGGTGAGATCATTACCCGCGTGGAACAGCCTCGCGGTGAATGTATGTACTATATGAAAGGAAACGGAACTAAATTCCTCGAAAGAGTACGTATCAGAACGCCTACGTTCGCTAACATCCCTCCACTTCTTGCTATGCTGCCCGGTATTGAGCTGGCGGACGTTCCTGTTGTAGTTTTGTCAATAGACCCGTGCATAAGCTGCACGGAACGCTAG
- a CDS encoding NADH-quinone oxidoreductase subunit C: MKEITMETIVGEVSKLKSDGQRLVTLSCTELDADNFDIIYTFDKELVLTHLRVTIPKGTNCPSISGVYFTALLVENEIQDQFGLLFDGLILDFGRTLYLDEEITIIPLCNNTKAMTVKK, from the coding sequence ATGAAAGAAATCACAATGGAAACTATTGTCGGAGAAGTTTCCAAGTTGAAGAGTGACGGACAGCGTCTTGTCACTTTGAGCTGCACCGAACTGGATGCAGACAACTTTGACATTATTTATACCTTCGACAAAGAATTAGTTCTCACTCACCTGAGAGTAACTATTCCCAAAGGGACAAATTGTCCTTCTATAAGCGGTGTGTACTTTACTGCGCTGCTGGTAGAAAACGAAATTCAAGACCAGTTCGGGCTCTTGTTCGACGGTCTTATTCTCGACTTTGGACGTACTCTCTACTTGGATGAGGAAATCACCATCATCCCGTTGTGCAACAACACAAAGGCGATGACTGTTAAAAAATAA
- a CDS encoding NADH-quinone oxidoreductase subunit B family protein: MFKKFIDNSRAKSPWIMHFDCGSCNGCDIEVLACLTPMYDVERFGVINVGNPKHADVLLVTGTVNPRNAKVLRNIYDQMPDPKGVIAIGACGLSGGIFRECYNVIGGIDKVIPVDVYVPGCPAKPEAIIDGVVTALAKFEGLKG, encoded by the coding sequence ATGTTCAAGAAATTCATTGATAATTCACGCGCCAAGTCTCCGTGGATCATGCATTTTGACTGCGGAAGCTGTAACGGCTGCGATATTGAAGTTCTGGCATGCCTTACACCGATGTATGATGTTGAACGCTTCGGCGTAATCAACGTCGGTAATCCTAAGCATGCTGATGTCCTCCTTGTCACCGGCACGGTTAACCCACGCAACGCCAAAGTATTACGGAACATTTACGATCAAATGCCTGATCCTAAGGGCGTAATCGCCATCGGTGCATGCGGTCTTTCAGGTGGTATTTTCCGTGAGTGCTACAACGTAATCGGCGGAATCGACAAGGTCATTCCCGTTGACGTTTACGTCCCCGGGTGCCCGGCTAAACCTGAAGCTATCATCGACGGCGTGGTCACTGCCCTTGCCAAGTTTGAAGGCCTCAAAGGCTAA
- a CDS encoding respiratory chain complex I subunit 1 family protein, translating into METFILIIFGIIAAPLLGGLISGVDRKITARFQSRFGPPILQPFYDVAKLFGKVKVINNFWQVFCAWVYLIAAALSVGLFFAQSDLLLIFFVQAIGAVFLVMGGLASPSPYSQVGAHRELIQVLTYEPLIILVFAAIFMVTGTFRIDEILTYKEPLLIKLPLIFVVLGYVLTIKLRKSPFDFSTSHHAHQELVKGVLTEFSGPYLGIIEIAHWYETVLILGICALFWHTSFVGVVFLLVSTYLAEILIDNTMARMTWRWMLKYVWSVGLVMSFVNLIWLHVG; encoded by the coding sequence ATGGAAACATTTATTCTTATCATCTTCGGAATAATCGCAGCCCCCTTACTCGGCGGTCTGATTTCGGGTGTTGACAGAAAAATAACTGCGCGTTTTCAGTCTCGCTTCGGCCCTCCGATTTTGCAGCCTTTCTACGATGTTGCTAAATTATTCGGTAAGGTTAAAGTCATCAACAACTTCTGGCAGGTTTTCTGTGCATGGGTTTATCTCATCGCCGCAGCACTCTCTGTCGGTTTATTCTTCGCTCAGTCCGATCTGCTCCTGATCTTTTTTGTTCAGGCAATCGGCGCAGTCTTCCTTGTAATGGGAGGTCTTGCCAGTCCTTCTCCTTACAGTCAGGTTGGAGCGCATCGTGAACTGATTCAGGTTCTTACTTATGAACCACTCATCATTTTGGTTTTCGCTGCCATCTTTATGGTAACCGGAACTTTCAGAATTGATGAAATTCTTACTTATAAAGAACCTCTTCTGATTAAACTGCCACTCATATTCGTTGTGCTTGGCTACGTGCTGACTATCAAGCTCAGAAAATCACCTTTTGACTTCTCCACATCGCATCACGCGCATCAGGAACTGGTCAAAGGGGTGCTCACCGAGTTTTCCGGTCCGTACCTCGGCATTATTGAAATTGCTCACTGGTATGAAACCGTACTCATTCTCGGAATTTGCGCACTCTTCTGGCACACCAGCTTTGTCGGCGTAGTATTCCTTCTTGTTTCTACCTATCTGGCAGAAATACTGATTGATAATACCATGGCCCGTATGACTTGGCGCTGGATGCTCAAATATGTTTGGAGCGTTGGTCTGGTCATGTCTTTTGTCAACCTCATCTGGCTGCACGTAGGTTAA
- a CDS encoding NADH-quinone oxidoreductase subunit L has translation MLPMMLALVILLPLMAALGCYFLRVSAIRSLIVLITGICIAATSLVLLGGGSFTYSPGTLLGVSWDFLVTLADFSLLFVILYYAFKLKNQLIKIFAVLQIIPLAVFELFFVDHAVEVPAFYADSLALIMVAVISIIGSLICFFAIPYMKEHEEHLHLVNSRQPRFFFYLVLFLGAMNGLVLSNNILWLYFFFEVTTFCSFMLIAHDETEIAVKNAIRALWMNSLGGVAFVFGMIWAYTEVGSLSLQTIINAGPMGGLMIVPVGLLCIAGFTKAAQVPFQSWLLGAMVAPTPVSALLHSSTMVKAGVYIVLRLAPAYAGTFFSQGIALCGAFTFLSCAAIAVSQSNGKKILAYSTISNLGLIICCAGLNTPWATSAAIILIIFHAISKALLFLCVGTIEQGIGSRNIEDMHGLYLKMPRTAIITIIGILTMILPPFGVLLGKWMAIEAASSNMFVIVMLALGSALSVVFWARWAGILLTAPIRKKVPAESQDILTRFTLKTLAGATVVLSLFSPAIYTRLIEPMIGKTYDISAGVFTSPVGTYAVYPIFFVLAVAFVYAWLETKKSGNIQNSQSYLCGANVKEPGVQAFIGPMNKPVGLTSSNYYLEALFGEEKLTLWINFVALALIVLMLGGAV, from the coding sequence ATGTTGCCCATGATGCTAGCATTAGTCATCTTGTTGCCCTTGATGGCTGCTCTAGGCTGCTACTTTTTGCGAGTAAGCGCGATCAGAAGTCTGATCGTTCTTATCACAGGAATTTGCATTGCAGCTACATCCCTTGTCCTGCTCGGCGGGGGATCATTTACCTATTCTCCAGGCACATTGCTTGGAGTAAGTTGGGATTTTCTCGTCACTCTGGCGGACTTTTCCCTGCTCTTCGTAATACTTTATTACGCATTCAAACTTAAAAATCAGCTTATCAAGATATTTGCAGTATTGCAGATTATTCCTTTAGCTGTGTTTGAATTATTCTTCGTTGACCACGCAGTAGAGGTTCCGGCATTTTATGCTGACAGCCTTGCGCTGATCATGGTCGCGGTTATTTCAATTATCGGTTCGCTTATCTGCTTCTTTGCGATCCCTTATATGAAAGAACACGAAGAGCACCTGCACCTTGTAAACTCTCGCCAGCCGAGATTTTTCTTTTATCTTGTTCTGTTCCTCGGAGCCATGAACGGATTGGTGCTTTCTAATAACATTCTTTGGCTCTATTTCTTCTTCGAAGTAACTACCTTCTGTTCTTTCATGCTTATTGCACATGACGAAACAGAAATCGCAGTTAAAAATGCAATCCGCGCTTTGTGGATGAACTCTCTAGGCGGTGTTGCTTTTGTTTTCGGAATGATCTGGGCGTACACAGAAGTAGGCTCTCTCAGCCTTCAAACCATCATTAACGCCGGCCCTATGGGCGGACTGATGATTGTACCTGTCGGATTGCTTTGCATAGCAGGTTTTACCAAAGCAGCACAGGTTCCTTTCCAGAGCTGGTTGCTCGGAGCTATGGTTGCTCCTACTCCGGTTTCAGCTCTGCTCCATTCAAGTACTATGGTTAAAGCCGGTGTGTACATTGTGCTCAGACTTGCTCCTGCATATGCAGGAACATTCTTCAGTCAGGGAATAGCTCTTTGCGGGGCCTTCACGTTCCTTTCCTGTGCAGCAATTGCAGTCAGCCAGAGTAACGGTAAAAAAATTCTCGCTTACTCCACCATCAGTAACCTTGGTCTGATCATCTGTTGTGCCGGCCTCAATACTCCTTGGGCCACTTCAGCAGCAATAATCCTGATTATCTTCCACGCAATTTCCAAAGCTTTACTCTTCCTGTGCGTAGGCACAATTGAGCAGGGCATAGGCAGTCGCAACATCGAAGATATGCATGGTCTCTATCTTAAGATGCCCCGTACTGCGATCATCACGATCATAGGTATCTTAACAATGATCCTGCCTCCGTTCGGTGTTCTGCTCGGAAAGTGGATGGCAATTGAAGCAGCATCAAGCAACATGTTCGTTATTGTCATGCTCGCTCTTGGAAGTGCTCTTTCTGTCGTATTCTGGGCTCGCTGGGCAGGAATCCTGCTTACTGCTCCGATCCGCAAGAAAGTCCCTGCTGAATCTCAGGATATACTGACCAGATTCACACTTAAAACCCTTGCCGGAGCCACTGTGGTTCTGTCCTTATTCTCTCCAGCAATTTACACAAGATTAATTGAACCGATGATCGGCAAAACATATGATATTTCCGCCGGGGTATTTACTTCCCCTGTCGGTACTTACGCTGTCTATCCGATCTTCTTTGTGCTTGCTGTTGCGTTTGTATACGCATGGCTAGAAACTAAAAAATCTGGAAATATTCAGAATTCGCAGTCATATCTTTGCGGAGCCAACGTTAAAGAACCAGGAGTTCAGGCATTTATAGGGCCTATGAATAAGCCGGTAGGACTCACGTCCAGCAACTATTACCTTGAAGCTTTATTCGGAGAAGAGAAGCTGACTCTCTGGATCAACTTTGTTGCTCTGGCTCTCATCGTTCTCATGTTGGGAGGAGCTGTTTAA
- a CDS encoding C40 family peptidase: protein MIKVAKITIFLILIVFLAGCGKKTVSIPSSGRILNSAAYSVTERSVVNVARAQIGKPYKWGGDSPLKGFDCSGLVWWVYKKHGILLPRVSWQQIHVGKPVHRNKMRAGDIVFFRIPGGGKSLHAGIYIGDGELFVHSPKSGHYVREESINKGYWQKYFIGARRVF, encoded by the coding sequence ATGATAAAAGTTGCGAAAATTACCATTTTTTTAATATTAATTGTTTTTTTGGCAGGATGCGGCAAAAAAACTGTTTCTATTCCCAGTAGCGGAAGAATTCTAAATTCAGCAGCTTATTCTGTAACTGAACGTTCAGTTGTTAATGTCGCGCGTGCTCAGATAGGTAAACCTTACAAATGGGGCGGTGATTCTCCGTTAAAAGGTTTTGACTGTTCCGGGCTGGTCTGGTGGGTTTATAAAAAACACGGCATTCTGCTCCCAAGAGTTTCATGGCAGCAGATCCATGTAGGAAAACCGGTTCATCGTAATAAAATGAGGGCTGGAGATATTGTTTTTTTCAGAATTCCCGGCGGAGGTAAAAGTCTTCATGCCGGTATTTATATTGGTGACGGTGAGCTTTTTGTGCATAGCCCTAAATCTGGCCATTACGTTCGTGAAGAGTCAATAAACAAGGGGTACTGGCAAAAATATTTTATCGGTGCGCGCAGGGTTTTCTGA
- a CDS encoding FmdB family zinc ribbon protein, translated as MPIYEYQCHECQQIFEEWQTSFEDKELECPVCGGLATKVLSNSSFILKGGGWYSSGYCKTDSTAGSSGKPKSASSDTGASTSSVSTSASSDSSAKS; from the coding sequence ATGCCGATTTATGAATATCAATGCCATGAGTGTCAGCAAATTTTTGAAGAGTGGCAGACAAGCTTTGAAGATAAAGAGTTAGAATGTCCCGTATGTGGTGGTTTAGCTACTAAGGTTCTTTCAAATTCCTCTTTTATCCTTAAAGGCGGAGGGTGGTATTCTTCTGGATATTGCAAAACAGATTCGACTGCCGGAAGTTCCGGTAAACCTAAATCTGCCAGCAGTGATACAGGTGCATCTACCTCTTCAGTCTCTACTTCCGCTAGTTCTGACAGTTCAGCAAAAAGCTGA
- the purB gene encoding adenylosuccinate lyase, which produces MIERYSRPAMSAIWTLENRFRVWLEVEVAVCEAWHRLGRIPAEDMKNIREKADFELDRVLEIEEKTKHDVIAFLTAVEEKVGPSSRFIHLGCTSSDIVDTANGVLLHRAGKMILKALDEFLATLKDMAFKYKGRICMGRTHGIHAEPTSFGLKMTGFYAEFTRHRERIEKALEGVSVGKISGAVGTYAMLDPEVERITCELLDLSVDPISTQIIQRDRHAAFFTSLGLLGGGIERLGVELRHLQRTEVLEVEEGFSAGQKGSSAMPHKKNPISAENLSGLSRLLRTNGLVSMENMPLWHERDISHSSVERVIMPDSTILADYILGRMTGVLKNLKVNGDNMDRNLMASYGLFYSQRVLLALVDAGLERQKAYEMVQKVAMYCWENKVFFPDEIRKDAAIKSILAESVLDDAFDLNYYTRYEEFILKRVFGE; this is translated from the coding sequence ATGATCGAAAGATATTCTCGTCCCGCTATGAGTGCTATATGGACTCTGGAAAACCGTTTCAGAGTATGGCTTGAAGTTGAGGTTGCTGTTTGTGAAGCTTGGCATAGGCTTGGACGCATCCCTGCTGAGGATATGAAAAATATCCGTGAAAAAGCTGATTTTGAACTTGATCGCGTTCTTGAGATTGAAGAAAAAACAAAACATGATGTAATTGCTTTTCTTACAGCTGTAGAAGAAAAAGTCGGACCTTCTTCGCGCTTTATCCACTTGGGCTGCACATCGTCTGATATTGTTGATACTGCTAACGGTGTTCTTCTGCATCGTGCAGGTAAGATGATTTTGAAAGCTCTTGATGAATTTTTAGCTACTCTCAAAGATATGGCATTTAAATATAAAGGTAGAATCTGCATGGGCCGTACACACGGTATTCATGCTGAGCCTACCAGCTTCGGTCTTAAGATGACCGGTTTTTATGCAGAATTCACACGTCATCGTGAACGTATTGAAAAAGCACTGGAAGGCGTGAGTGTCGGTAAGATTTCCGGAGCAGTCGGAACCTACGCAATGCTTGATCCTGAAGTTGAGCGCATTACCTGTGAATTACTTGATTTGAGTGTAGACCCTATTTCCACTCAGATTATTCAGCGCGACCGCCATGCAGCATTTTTTACCTCTTTAGGTTTGCTCGGCGGTGGTATTGAACGTCTCGGCGTAGAACTTAGACATTTGCAGCGTACTGAAGTTCTTGAAGTAGAAGAAGGATTCAGCGCAGGTCAGAAAGGTTCTTCCGCTATGCCGCACAAGAAGAATCCTATTTCTGCTGAAAATCTCAGTGGCCTTTCCCGTCTTTTGCGTACTAACGGGCTGGTTTCAATGGAAAATATGCCTTTATGGCATGAACGCGATATCAGTCATTCTTCAGTTGAACGTGTAATTATGCCTGATTCAACTATCCTTGCAGATTATATTTTAGGCCGCATGACCGGAGTTCTCAAAAACCTTAAAGTCAACGGTGACAATATGGATCGTAACCTGATGGCTTCGTACGGTCTTTTCTATTCACAGCGAGTTTTGCTTGCTCTGGTAGATGCAGGTCTTGAAAGGCAGAAGGCTTATGAAATGGTGCAGAAGGTTGCCATGTATTGCTGGGAGAATAAAGTTTTCTTCCCTGATGAAATCCGTAAGGATGCTGCAATTAAATCCATTCTTGCTGAAAGTGTACTCGATGATGCTTTCGATTTAAACTATTATACTAGATATGAAGAATTCATCCTTAAACGCGTTTTCGGTGAATAA
- a CDS encoding L,D-transpeptidase family protein has protein sequence MTYFLRILFVSIIVYASLLSNCFAGGWAPVVESTSLIPGLIVAVDKGNQKLHLLVHKSPLHVEATLTCATGKTAGDKEFEGDKRTPEGVYFTKNKRTDLDDFELYGDMAFPLDFPNPVDRINGKTGYGIWIHGRGKQLVAMDTQGCIALNNSDINFIDSKIHPGTPVLIGESVSWENATGTQVAESVELKSLVNKWAADWSNKDAGFFNAYSDKLFSKSEGRSFKFFKDRKKKIFSKTSWIDVSVFNLNALPGPDYWVTWFDQYYRSGRLSSSTAKRLYWQKINGTWKIVGREYGPAGRSFTDEYLESKKESVLAFLDKWRLLWLSADLEQYSKMYDSNARQGKMSGIGNIKEYKKSVWKERTPSVIEFSKIKLIEHPDGLEVDFDQSYSDVSGYSDFGRKKLVIRPVNGEWRIVDEQWSGS, from the coding sequence ATGACGTATTTTTTAAGAATATTATTTGTCTCTATTATAGTATACGCAAGTCTGCTCTCTAATTGTTTCGCCGGAGGATGGGCTCCGGTTGTGGAAAGTACATCGCTTATTCCCGGATTGATCGTAGCTGTTGATAAAGGGAATCAAAAACTTCATCTTCTTGTGCATAAAAGTCCACTTCATGTCGAAGCGACTCTTACCTGTGCTACGGGTAAAACTGCCGGAGATAAAGAGTTTGAAGGGGATAAGAGAACTCCGGAGGGTGTATATTTTACTAAGAACAAACGCACTGATCTTGATGATTTTGAGCTATATGGGGATATGGCCTTTCCTCTTGATTTTCCTAATCCTGTTGACCGGATTAACGGTAAAACAGGGTATGGAATCTGGATACACGGACGCGGTAAGCAATTAGTTGCAATGGATACGCAAGGCTGTATAGCTCTTAATAATTCGGATATAAATTTTATTGATTCCAAAATACATCCTGGCACACCTGTCCTTATCGGCGAGTCCGTTTCATGGGAAAATGCAACAGGGACGCAGGTCGCCGAATCTGTAGAGCTGAAGAGTCTTGTCAATAAATGGGCTGCAGATTGGTCAAATAAAGATGCCGGATTTTTTAATGCTTATTCAGATAAATTGTTCAGCAAAAGTGAAGGTAGATCTTTCAAGTTTTTTAAGGATCGCAAAAAGAAAATTTTTTCTAAAACATCATGGATTGATGTTTCCGTTTTTAATCTTAACGCTTTACCAGGTCCTGATTATTGGGTTACTTGGTTTGATCAGTACTATAGATCCGGACGGCTTTCTTCGTCTACAGCAAAACGTTTGTACTGGCAGAAGATTAATGGAACATGGAAAATTGTCGGGCGCGAGTACGGCCCTGCCGGCAGGTCGTTTACAGATGAATATCTTGAGTCAAAAAAGGAAAGTGTTTTAGCTTTTCTTGATAAATGGCGATTGCTATGGCTTTCAGCTGATTTAGAACAATACTCAAAAATGTATGATTCTAATGCCAGACAAGGGAAAATGAGCGGGATCGGCAATATTAAAGAATATAAGAAATCTGTCTGGAAAGAACGGACTCCTTCAGTCATAGAATTTTCGAAAATCAAACTCATCGAGCATCCTGATGGGTTGGAAGTTGATTTTGATCAATCATATTCCGATGTATCCGGTTACAGCGACTTTGGTAGAAAAAAATTAGTCATCCGCCCAGTCAACGGGGAATGGCGTATCGTTGATGAACAATGGAGCGGGAGCTGA